In a single window of the Nycticebus coucang isolate mNycCou1 chromosome 13, mNycCou1.pri, whole genome shotgun sequence genome:
- the FAM83H gene encoding protein FAM83H isoform X1: MSGKRGRARKLRARKAGRAQRAPEQQGPEAEPPPPDTGGPRSEMGVAPTEHVINTKPASQRQPRMAKPEQPQAASRPTQATAPGSELMLVLPGYMEHCGPGAPMPSLGPELLRLHEVQLCLAQEQLLLEDRQRQVQLQMQMWQEEQAWLQQLQEEQAWMHLEGLQLAMALEQLRHEGLEGLQTQGQALGPNMARRSQSSSQGDNPLAPGYLPPHYKEYYRLAVDALAEGGSEAYSRFLASEGAPDFLCPEELEHVSRHLRPPQYVAREPPEGSPPDVDMDGSSGTYWPVNSDQAVPELDLGWPLTFGFQGTEVTTLVQPPPPDSPSIKEEARRMIRSAQQVVAVVMDMFTDVDLLSEVLEAAARRVPVYILLDEMNAQHFLDMADKCRVNLHHVDFLRVRTVAGPTYYCRTGKSFKGQVKEKFLLVDCAVVMSGSYSFMWSFEKIHRSLAHVFQGELVSSFDEEFRILFAQSEPLVPSAGALARMDAYALAPYAGAGPLVGIPGAGAQTPFSFPKRAHLLFPPPREEGLGFPTFLDPDRHFLSGFRREEPRMPGGALEPHGGLRPLSRRLEAEAGPAGEFAGPRGFFQARHLEMDALKRHSYVATDGTGAMENFTAARQVSRQTFLSHGDDDFRFQTSHFHRDQLYQQHYQWDPQLAPARPQGLFEKLRAGRPGFADQDDFALGAGPRFPELGLDGHQRLDYVPSSASREVRHGSDPAFGPAPRGLEPCGALRPNLGQRFPCQAAVRSGPDNTTEAEPERRGGPEGRAGLRHWRLASYLSGCHGEDAGDKGLPVPVPMEAEAYEDDVLVSGGRTAAGDLHPSTFRVPAKGPVPGSGSGGGEGPDEAGLAKQDSFRSRLNPFIQRSSRLRSSLIFSASQAEGAGGAAGSTTEKVQLLHKEQTVSETLGPSGEAVRSSASAKVAELLEKYKGPARDPGGAEGAVTVASHSKAVVSQAWREEVAAPGGAGSERRSLESCLLDLRDSFTQQLHQEAERQPGVASLTAAQLLDTLGRGGTDRLPSRLLSAQSASTSVQGPDKLLPLEGSRAQQVPHSEPKESPTVAYPERKGSPTPGFSIRRSSPTTGFIEQKGSPTSPYPEHRGSPVSPVAERRGSPVPPVPERRSSPVPPVPERRGSLTLTSGEIPKTGHAEEAAGGPMEVLRKGSLRLRQLLSPKGELRSEEEGGFPVPQENGQPESPRRRSLSRGDSMEATTGEERGPRSRLASATANALYSSNLRDDTKAILEQISAHGQKHRGVPAPGPSPAHSSPELGHPPAAGGLAPDMSDKDKCSAIFRSDSLGTQGRLSRTLPASAEERDRLLRRMESMRKEKRVYSRFEVFCKKEEAGRPGEGPVEEGTRDSKAGKFVPKILGTFKGKK, from the exons ATGTCTGGGAAACGAGGTCGAGCTCGCAAACTCCGAGCCAGGAAGGCTGGCAGGGCCCAGCGGGCGCCTGAACAGCAAGGCCCTGAGGCTGAGCCCCCGCCCCCGGACACAGGGGGCCCCCGGAGTGAGATGGGGGTGGCCCCTACAGAGCACGTGATCAACACCAAGCCAGCTTCCCAGAGACAACCCAGGATGGCCAAGCCAGAGCAGCCACAGGCAGCCTCAAGGCCCACACAGGCCACTGCCCCAGGGTCTGAGctgatgctggtcctccctgggTACATGGAGCACTGTGGACCAGGGGCTCCCATGCCCTCCTTGGGCCCAGAACTGCTGAGGCTCCACGAGGTCCAGCTGTGCCTGGCCCAGGAGCAGCTGCTGCTGGAGGACCGGCAACGGCAGGTCCAGCTACAGATGCAGATGTGGCAGGAGGAACAGGCCTGGCTGCAGCAGCTGCAGGAGGAGCAGGCCTGGATGCACCTGGAGGGGCTACAGCTGGCCATGGCCCTGGAACAGCTCCGCCATGAGGGCCTCGAGGGACTGCAGACCCAAGGCCAG GCCCTAGGCCCCAACATGGCCCGTCGCTCCCAGAGCTCCTCTCAAGGGGACAACCCACTGGCACCTGGGTACCTCCCACCTCACTACAAAGAATATTATCGCCTAGCAGTGGACGCACTGGCTGAGGGTGGGTCAGAGGCCTACAGCCGCTTCCTGGCATCTGAGGGGGCACCTGACTTCCTGTGCCCTGAGGAGCTGGAACATGTGAGCCGACACCTGCGGCCCCCACAGTATGTTGCCCGAGAGCCTCCTGAAGGCAGCCCTCCTGATGTGGACATGGATGGCTCTTCAGGCACCTACTGGCCAGTGAACTCAGACCAGGCTGTACCTGAACTTGACCTGGGTTGGCCCCTGACCTTCGGCTTCCAGGGCACGGAGGTAACAACACTGGTGCAGCCGCCACCACCTGACAGTCCCAGCATCAAGGAGGAAGCTCGAAGGATGATCCGTTCTGCCCAGCAG GTGGTGGCTGTGGTGATGGACATGTTCACCGATGTGGACTTGCTCAGTGAAGTGCTGGAGGCTGCTGCTCGCAGGGTCCCGGTCTACATCCTACTGGATGAGATGAACGCACAGCACTTCCTGGACATGGCGGACAAGTGCCGTGTCAACCTGCACCACGTGGAT TTCCTGCGCGTGCGCACGGTGGCCGGCCCCACCTACTACTGCCGCACCGGGAAGTCTTTCAAGGGCCAGGTGAAAGAGAAGTTCCTGTTGGTGGACTGTGCCGTGGTGATGAGCGGGAGCTACAG CTTCATGTGGTCCTTCGAGAAGATCCATCGCAGCTTGGCGCACGTGTTCCAGGGCGAGCTGGTCTCCAGCTTCGACGAGGAGTTCCGCATCCTCTTCGCGCAGTCCGAGCCGCTGGTGCCGTCCGCCGGGGCCCTGGCCCGCATGGACGCCTACGCCCTGGCTCCCTACGCGGGGGCCGGGCCCCTCGTGGGCATCCCTGGAGCTGGGGCGCAAACCCCTTTCTCCTTCCCGAAACGAGCGCACCTCCTGTTCCCACCACCCCGGGAAGAAGGCCTGGGCTTCCCCACCTTCCTCGACCCCGACCGCCACTTCCTGTCGGGGTTCCGCAGGGAAGAGCCGCGGATGCCTGGGGGCGCTCTGGAACCGCACGGGGGGCTGCGGCCACTGTCGCGGCGGCTGGAAGCCGAGGCCGGGCCGGCGGGAGAGTTTGCGGGCCCGCGAGGCTTCTTCCAGGCGCGGCACCTGGAGATGGACGCTTTGAAGCGGCACAGTTACGTGGCAACCGACGGCACGGGCGCGATGGAGAACTTCACAGCAGCGCGGCAGGTGTCAAGGCAGACGTTCCTCAGCCACGGCGACGACGACTTCCGCTTCCAGACCAGCCACTTCCACCGCGACCAGCTCTACCAGCAGCATTACCAGTGGGACCCTCAGCTGGCGCCTGCGCGCCCGCAGGGCCTGTTTGAGAAGCTTCGCGCCGGTCGTCCAGGTTTTGCAGACCAGGATGATTTCGCGTTGGGTGCCGGGCCGCGCTTCCCGGAGCTTGGCCTCGACGGGCACCAGCGGCTGGACTACGTGCCGTCCAGCGCGTCGCGGGAGGTGCGACATGGCTCGGACCCCGCCTTCGGGCCTGCCCCTCGCGGTCTTGAACCATGTGGGGCCCTGCGCCCCAACTTGGGCCAGCGCTTCCCGTGCCAGGCAGCGGTGAGGTCCGGCCCAGACAACACTACTGAGGCTGAGCCGGAGCGCAGGGGCGGGCCCGAGGGGCGAGCGGGGTTGCGGCACTGGCGCCTCGCCTCCTACCTGAGCGGCTGCCACGGGGAAGATGCAGGAGACAAGGGCCTGCCAGTCCCGGTGCCCATGGAAGCCGAGGCCTATGAAGACGACGTGCTGGTTTCTGGGGGCCGGACAGCTGCCGGGGACCTGCACCCTTCGACCTTCCGTGTCCCTGCCAAGGGCCCGGTTCCGGGCTCAGGCAGCGGTGGCGGTGAGGGCCCGGACGAGGCAGGCCTGGCCAAGCAGGACTCCTTCCGCTCGCGCCTGAACCCATTCATCCAGCGCAGCTCCAGGCTGCGCTCCTCTCTCATCTTCAGCGCCTCACAGGCTGAGGGCGCGGGCGGGGCCGCAGGGTCCACCACTGAAAAAGTGCAGCTGCTGCACAAGGAGCAGACGGTCAGCGAGACGCTTGGTCCCAGCGGAGAGGCTGTGCGCTCCTCGGCCTCCGCCAAAGTGGCGGAGCTGCTGGAGAAGTACAAGGGCCCGGCGCGTGACCCCGGCGGCGCAGAGGGCGCTGTCACTGTTGCCAGTCACAGCAAGGCTGTGGTGTCCCAGGCTTGGCGGGAAGAAGTGGCGGCACCCGGCGGCGCAGGGAGCGAGCGCCGCAGCCTGGAGAGCTGCTTGCTGGACCTGCGCGACTCCTTTACCCAGCAGCTGCACCAAGAGGCTGAGCGGCAGCCAGGAGTCGCCTCGCTCACTGCGGCCCAGCTGCTAGATACACTGGGCAGGGGCGGCACCGACCGCCTGCCCTCTCGCCTTCTCTCTGCCCAGAGTGCCTCCACCTCCGTACAAGGGCCAGACAAACTCCTACCCCTGGAAGGGTCCAGGGCACAACAGGTGCCCCATTCTGAGCCAAAAGAGAGCCCCACTGTGGCCTACCCTGAGCGGAAAGGGAGCCCCACACCTGGGTTTTCCATCCGGAGAAGCAGCCCAACTACAGGATTTATTGAGCAGAAAGGGAGCCCCACCTCACCTTACCCAGAGCACAGGGGCAGCCCTGTGTCCCCTGTGGCTGAGCGCAGGGGCAGCCCTGTGCCTCCAGTGCCAGAGCGCAGGAGCAGCCCCGTGCCTCCCGTGCCCGAGCGCAGGGGCAGCCTCACCCTCACCTCTGGGGAGATTCCAAAGACAGGGCATGCGGAGGAGGCAGCAGGCGGCCCTATGGAAGTCCTGCGCAAGGGTTCCCTGCGCCTCAGGCAGCTGCTGAGCCCCAAGGGCGAGCTGCGCTCAGAGGAAGAGGGTGGTTTCCCAGTGCCTCAGGAGAACGGGCAGCCAGAGAGTCCCAGGCGGCGATCCCTAAGCCGGGGTGACAGCATGGAGGCTACCACAGGAGAAGAGCGTGGCCCGCGGTCGCGCCTGGCTTCAGCCACAGCCAATGCCCTGTACAGCAGCAACCTGCGGGATGACACGAAGGCCATTCTGGAGCAGATCAGTGCCCACGGCCAAAAGCACCGTGGTGTTCCTGCCccaggccccagcccagcccataGCAGCCCTGAACTGGGCCACCCACCGGCTGCTGGCGGCCTGGCCCCGGACATGTCCGACAAGGACAAGTGTTCAGCTATCTTCCGCTCAGACAGCCTGGGGACGCAAGGCCGGCTGAGCCGCACACTGCCAGCCAGTGCGGAGGAGCGCGACCGACTGCTGCGCCGCATGGAGAGCATGCGGAAAGAGAAGCGTGTGTACAGCCGCTTTGAGGTCTTCTGCAAAAAGGAAGAGGCTGGCCGCCCGGGGGAGGGCCCTGTGGAGGAGGGCACCAGAGACAGCAAGGCAGGCAAGTTCGTGCCTAAGATCCTGGGCACGTTCAAAGGCAAGAAGTGA
- the FAM83H gene encoding protein FAM83H isoform X2, giving the protein MARRSQSSSQGDNPLAPGYLPPHYKEYYRLAVDALAEGGSEAYSRFLASEGAPDFLCPEELEHVSRHLRPPQYVAREPPEGSPPDVDMDGSSGTYWPVNSDQAVPELDLGWPLTFGFQGTEVTTLVQPPPPDSPSIKEEARRMIRSAQQVVAVVMDMFTDVDLLSEVLEAAARRVPVYILLDEMNAQHFLDMADKCRVNLHHVDFLRVRTVAGPTYYCRTGKSFKGQVKEKFLLVDCAVVMSGSYSFMWSFEKIHRSLAHVFQGELVSSFDEEFRILFAQSEPLVPSAGALARMDAYALAPYAGAGPLVGIPGAGAQTPFSFPKRAHLLFPPPREEGLGFPTFLDPDRHFLSGFRREEPRMPGGALEPHGGLRPLSRRLEAEAGPAGEFAGPRGFFQARHLEMDALKRHSYVATDGTGAMENFTAARQVSRQTFLSHGDDDFRFQTSHFHRDQLYQQHYQWDPQLAPARPQGLFEKLRAGRPGFADQDDFALGAGPRFPELGLDGHQRLDYVPSSASREVRHGSDPAFGPAPRGLEPCGALRPNLGQRFPCQAAVRSGPDNTTEAEPERRGGPEGRAGLRHWRLASYLSGCHGEDAGDKGLPVPVPMEAEAYEDDVLVSGGRTAAGDLHPSTFRVPAKGPVPGSGSGGGEGPDEAGLAKQDSFRSRLNPFIQRSSRLRSSLIFSASQAEGAGGAAGSTTEKVQLLHKEQTVSETLGPSGEAVRSSASAKVAELLEKYKGPARDPGGAEGAVTVASHSKAVVSQAWREEVAAPGGAGSERRSLESCLLDLRDSFTQQLHQEAERQPGVASLTAAQLLDTLGRGGTDRLPSRLLSAQSASTSVQGPDKLLPLEGSRAQQVPHSEPKESPTVAYPERKGSPTPGFSIRRSSPTTGFIEQKGSPTSPYPEHRGSPVSPVAERRGSPVPPVPERRSSPVPPVPERRGSLTLTSGEIPKTGHAEEAAGGPMEVLRKGSLRLRQLLSPKGELRSEEEGGFPVPQENGQPESPRRRSLSRGDSMEATTGEERGPRSRLASATANALYSSNLRDDTKAILEQISAHGQKHRGVPAPGPSPAHSSPELGHPPAAGGLAPDMSDKDKCSAIFRSDSLGTQGRLSRTLPASAEERDRLLRRMESMRKEKRVYSRFEVFCKKEEAGRPGEGPVEEGTRDSKAGKFVPKILGTFKGKK; this is encoded by the exons ATGGCCCGTCGCTCCCAGAGCTCCTCTCAAGGGGACAACCCACTGGCACCTGGGTACCTCCCACCTCACTACAAAGAATATTATCGCCTAGCAGTGGACGCACTGGCTGAGGGTGGGTCAGAGGCCTACAGCCGCTTCCTGGCATCTGAGGGGGCACCTGACTTCCTGTGCCCTGAGGAGCTGGAACATGTGAGCCGACACCTGCGGCCCCCACAGTATGTTGCCCGAGAGCCTCCTGAAGGCAGCCCTCCTGATGTGGACATGGATGGCTCTTCAGGCACCTACTGGCCAGTGAACTCAGACCAGGCTGTACCTGAACTTGACCTGGGTTGGCCCCTGACCTTCGGCTTCCAGGGCACGGAGGTAACAACACTGGTGCAGCCGCCACCACCTGACAGTCCCAGCATCAAGGAGGAAGCTCGAAGGATGATCCGTTCTGCCCAGCAG GTGGTGGCTGTGGTGATGGACATGTTCACCGATGTGGACTTGCTCAGTGAAGTGCTGGAGGCTGCTGCTCGCAGGGTCCCGGTCTACATCCTACTGGATGAGATGAACGCACAGCACTTCCTGGACATGGCGGACAAGTGCCGTGTCAACCTGCACCACGTGGAT TTCCTGCGCGTGCGCACGGTGGCCGGCCCCACCTACTACTGCCGCACCGGGAAGTCTTTCAAGGGCCAGGTGAAAGAGAAGTTCCTGTTGGTGGACTGTGCCGTGGTGATGAGCGGGAGCTACAG CTTCATGTGGTCCTTCGAGAAGATCCATCGCAGCTTGGCGCACGTGTTCCAGGGCGAGCTGGTCTCCAGCTTCGACGAGGAGTTCCGCATCCTCTTCGCGCAGTCCGAGCCGCTGGTGCCGTCCGCCGGGGCCCTGGCCCGCATGGACGCCTACGCCCTGGCTCCCTACGCGGGGGCCGGGCCCCTCGTGGGCATCCCTGGAGCTGGGGCGCAAACCCCTTTCTCCTTCCCGAAACGAGCGCACCTCCTGTTCCCACCACCCCGGGAAGAAGGCCTGGGCTTCCCCACCTTCCTCGACCCCGACCGCCACTTCCTGTCGGGGTTCCGCAGGGAAGAGCCGCGGATGCCTGGGGGCGCTCTGGAACCGCACGGGGGGCTGCGGCCACTGTCGCGGCGGCTGGAAGCCGAGGCCGGGCCGGCGGGAGAGTTTGCGGGCCCGCGAGGCTTCTTCCAGGCGCGGCACCTGGAGATGGACGCTTTGAAGCGGCACAGTTACGTGGCAACCGACGGCACGGGCGCGATGGAGAACTTCACAGCAGCGCGGCAGGTGTCAAGGCAGACGTTCCTCAGCCACGGCGACGACGACTTCCGCTTCCAGACCAGCCACTTCCACCGCGACCAGCTCTACCAGCAGCATTACCAGTGGGACCCTCAGCTGGCGCCTGCGCGCCCGCAGGGCCTGTTTGAGAAGCTTCGCGCCGGTCGTCCAGGTTTTGCAGACCAGGATGATTTCGCGTTGGGTGCCGGGCCGCGCTTCCCGGAGCTTGGCCTCGACGGGCACCAGCGGCTGGACTACGTGCCGTCCAGCGCGTCGCGGGAGGTGCGACATGGCTCGGACCCCGCCTTCGGGCCTGCCCCTCGCGGTCTTGAACCATGTGGGGCCCTGCGCCCCAACTTGGGCCAGCGCTTCCCGTGCCAGGCAGCGGTGAGGTCCGGCCCAGACAACACTACTGAGGCTGAGCCGGAGCGCAGGGGCGGGCCCGAGGGGCGAGCGGGGTTGCGGCACTGGCGCCTCGCCTCCTACCTGAGCGGCTGCCACGGGGAAGATGCAGGAGACAAGGGCCTGCCAGTCCCGGTGCCCATGGAAGCCGAGGCCTATGAAGACGACGTGCTGGTTTCTGGGGGCCGGACAGCTGCCGGGGACCTGCACCCTTCGACCTTCCGTGTCCCTGCCAAGGGCCCGGTTCCGGGCTCAGGCAGCGGTGGCGGTGAGGGCCCGGACGAGGCAGGCCTGGCCAAGCAGGACTCCTTCCGCTCGCGCCTGAACCCATTCATCCAGCGCAGCTCCAGGCTGCGCTCCTCTCTCATCTTCAGCGCCTCACAGGCTGAGGGCGCGGGCGGGGCCGCAGGGTCCACCACTGAAAAAGTGCAGCTGCTGCACAAGGAGCAGACGGTCAGCGAGACGCTTGGTCCCAGCGGAGAGGCTGTGCGCTCCTCGGCCTCCGCCAAAGTGGCGGAGCTGCTGGAGAAGTACAAGGGCCCGGCGCGTGACCCCGGCGGCGCAGAGGGCGCTGTCACTGTTGCCAGTCACAGCAAGGCTGTGGTGTCCCAGGCTTGGCGGGAAGAAGTGGCGGCACCCGGCGGCGCAGGGAGCGAGCGCCGCAGCCTGGAGAGCTGCTTGCTGGACCTGCGCGACTCCTTTACCCAGCAGCTGCACCAAGAGGCTGAGCGGCAGCCAGGAGTCGCCTCGCTCACTGCGGCCCAGCTGCTAGATACACTGGGCAGGGGCGGCACCGACCGCCTGCCCTCTCGCCTTCTCTCTGCCCAGAGTGCCTCCACCTCCGTACAAGGGCCAGACAAACTCCTACCCCTGGAAGGGTCCAGGGCACAACAGGTGCCCCATTCTGAGCCAAAAGAGAGCCCCACTGTGGCCTACCCTGAGCGGAAAGGGAGCCCCACACCTGGGTTTTCCATCCGGAGAAGCAGCCCAACTACAGGATTTATTGAGCAGAAAGGGAGCCCCACCTCACCTTACCCAGAGCACAGGGGCAGCCCTGTGTCCCCTGTGGCTGAGCGCAGGGGCAGCCCTGTGCCTCCAGTGCCAGAGCGCAGGAGCAGCCCCGTGCCTCCCGTGCCCGAGCGCAGGGGCAGCCTCACCCTCACCTCTGGGGAGATTCCAAAGACAGGGCATGCGGAGGAGGCAGCAGGCGGCCCTATGGAAGTCCTGCGCAAGGGTTCCCTGCGCCTCAGGCAGCTGCTGAGCCCCAAGGGCGAGCTGCGCTCAGAGGAAGAGGGTGGTTTCCCAGTGCCTCAGGAGAACGGGCAGCCAGAGAGTCCCAGGCGGCGATCCCTAAGCCGGGGTGACAGCATGGAGGCTACCACAGGAGAAGAGCGTGGCCCGCGGTCGCGCCTGGCTTCAGCCACAGCCAATGCCCTGTACAGCAGCAACCTGCGGGATGACACGAAGGCCATTCTGGAGCAGATCAGTGCCCACGGCCAAAAGCACCGTGGTGTTCCTGCCccaggccccagcccagcccataGCAGCCCTGAACTGGGCCACCCACCGGCTGCTGGCGGCCTGGCCCCGGACATGTCCGACAAGGACAAGTGTTCAGCTATCTTCCGCTCAGACAGCCTGGGGACGCAAGGCCGGCTGAGCCGCACACTGCCAGCCAGTGCGGAGGAGCGCGACCGACTGCTGCGCCGCATGGAGAGCATGCGGAAAGAGAAGCGTGTGTACAGCCGCTTTGAGGTCTTCTGCAAAAAGGAAGAGGCTGGCCGCCCGGGGGAGGGCCCTGTGGAGGAGGGCACCAGAGACAGCAAGGCAGGCAAGTTCGTGCCTAAGATCCTGGGCACGTTCAAAGGCAAGAAGTGA